In Azospirillum ramasamyi, the following are encoded in one genomic region:
- the ccoG gene encoding cytochrome c oxidase accessory protein CcoG, producing MPSDAPTITRRPSGSKDHSSVPQEPQSPYASHRKIHPKAVRGRFRRLKSGLGAVLLALFALLPFLRWDRGPGVPDQAVLFDLGSQRFYIFAVQLWPQHVYYITGVMIIAAIGLFLATALGGRVWCGFTCPQTVWTDLFVWIERRVEGDRTDRIRLDKQPWTARWLAKKAVKHAAWLAISAVTGFLSIAYLTDAPTLAVDLLRFDASALAAGSVLFMAACTYLMAGFMREQMCFYVCPWPRIQAAMLDEDSLVVTYQDWRGEGRAPLRKSEGWDTRNRMGFGDCIDCGQCVQVCPTGIDIRDGIQMECIGCGLCVDACNDVMARIGRPGDLIRFDTLTAQAAKAAAITETAKAAITTETAKATAVPPPRYRLLRPRTIVYGLMLVVVGGAMAIALALKPSNDIAVLRDRAPLFVALSDGRIQNAYTIKIANMSLTDRQYRLTLSGPPQASLGLSGESGEAGELALSARANAVETYRIQVRVPRSALAGASTPLAFTLTPEPAGEPVRHDSVFLAP from the coding sequence ATGCCCAGCGATGCGCCGACCATCACCCGCCGCCCAAGCGGCTCCAAGGACCATTCTTCCGTCCCGCAGGAGCCGCAATCCCCCTACGCCTCCCACCGCAAGATCCATCCCAAGGCGGTGCGCGGGCGATTCCGGCGGCTGAAGTCCGGGCTTGGCGCGGTGCTGCTGGCGCTGTTCGCCCTGCTGCCCTTCCTGCGCTGGGACCGCGGGCCGGGCGTGCCCGATCAGGCGGTGCTGTTCGATCTCGGCAGCCAGCGCTTCTACATCTTCGCGGTCCAGCTGTGGCCGCAGCATGTCTACTACATCACCGGGGTGATGATCATCGCCGCAATCGGCCTGTTCCTGGCGACGGCGCTGGGCGGCCGGGTGTGGTGCGGCTTCACCTGCCCGCAGACGGTGTGGACCGACCTGTTCGTCTGGATCGAGCGGCGGGTGGAGGGCGACCGCACCGACCGCATCCGGCTGGACAAGCAGCCCTGGACCGCGCGGTGGCTGGCGAAGAAGGCGGTCAAGCATGCGGCGTGGCTGGCGATCTCCGCCGTCACCGGCTTCCTCAGCATCGCCTATCTGACCGACGCGCCGACGCTGGCGGTCGACCTGCTGCGCTTCGACGCTTCGGCGCTCGCCGCCGGCTCCGTGTTGTTCATGGCCGCCTGCACCTATCTGATGGCCGGTTTCATGCGCGAACAGATGTGCTTCTACGTCTGCCCCTGGCCGCGCATCCAGGCCGCCATGCTGGACGAGGACAGCCTCGTCGTCACCTATCAGGACTGGCGCGGCGAGGGCCGGGCGCCCCTGCGCAAGAGCGAGGGGTGGGATACCCGCAACCGGATGGGGTTCGGCGACTGCATCGATTGCGGCCAGTGCGTCCAGGTCTGCCCGACCGGCATCGACATCCGCGACGGCATCCAGATGGAATGCATCGGCTGCGGCCTGTGCGTCGATGCCTGCAACGACGTGATGGCGCGCATCGGCCGGCCCGGCGACCTGATCCGCTTCGACACCCTGACCGCCCAGGCGGCTAAAGCCGCCGCCATTACTGAAACGGCGAAAGCCGCCATCACTACTGAAACGGCGAAAGCCACGGCGGTCCCGCCGCCCCGCTACCGCCTGCTGCGGCCGCGCACCATCGTCTACGGCCTGATGCTGGTGGTGGTCGGCGGCGCGATGGCCATCGCTCTGGCGCTGAAGCCCAGCAACGACATCGCCGTGCTGCGCGACCGGGCGCCGCTGTTCGTGGCGCTCAGCGACGGGCGCATCCAGAACGCCTACACCATCAAGATCGCCAACATGTCTCTGACGGACCGGCAATACCGGCTGACCCTGTCCGGCCCGCCGCAGGCCAGCCTCGGCCTGTCGGGCGAGAGCGGCGAGGCCGGCGAACTGGCGCTGTCGGCCCGGGCCAACGCGGTGGAGACCTACCGCATCCAGGTCCGCGTGCCGCGGTCGGCCCTGGCCGGCGCCTCCACCCCGCTCGCCTTCACGCTGACGCCCGAGCCTGCCGGTGAACCGGTCCGCCACGACAGCGTGTTCCTCGCCCCATAA
- a CDS encoding DUF1289 domain-containing protein encodes MSSIKLGGRNSKDGAAAKDTGNPCIGLCRFGGQEACLGCHRTKAEVKGWKKLSDAAKAAINQRIRQEAGQAPPVKGADGKAPRKRLRKLDRKIGKLEAKLAALRAERDAIAGAG; translated from the coding sequence ATGAGCAGCATCAAGTTGGGCGGCAGGAATTCGAAAGACGGCGCGGCGGCCAAGGACACCGGAAATCCCTGTATCGGACTCTGCCGCTTCGGCGGTCAGGAGGCCTGCCTGGGCTGCCACCGCACCAAGGCCGAGGTGAAGGGCTGGAAAAAGCTGAGCGACGCCGCCAAGGCGGCCATCAACCAGCGGATCAGGCAGGAGGCGGGGCAGGCCCCGCCGGTGAAGGGCGCCGACGGCAAGGCGCCGCGCAAGCGTCTGCGCAAGCTCGACCGGAAGATCGGCAAGCTGGAAGCGAAGCTCGCCGCCCTGCGGGCCGAGCGCGACGCCATTGCGGGGGCGGGCTGA
- a CDS encoding alpha/beta fold hydrolase, whose protein sequence is MTTPPSQPAAVRDAEHFIQVEGGRLFVKEWRPDSPDGTARPPILLFHDSLGCVDLWRGFPARLAAATARRVVAYDRLGFGRSDPHPGRLALDFVAAEARSVVPTLLDRLEIRDFVACGHSVGGGMAVETAAYFQSRCRALVTIAAQAFVEDRTLAGIRVAERGFQDPDQLARLAKYQGDKARWAVDAWTGAWLSPDFAGWTLDAALAEVRCPVLALHGDRDEYGSAEHPARIAAGRGTVHMLPDTGHVPHREREDTVVEAIGSFLART, encoded by the coding sequence ATGACCACGCCGCCTTCGCAGCCCGCCGCCGTCCGTGACGCAGAGCATTTCATCCAGGTCGAGGGCGGCCGCCTGTTCGTGAAGGAATGGCGGCCGGACAGTCCGGACGGGACCGCCCGTCCCCCGATCCTGCTGTTCCACGATTCCCTCGGCTGCGTCGATCTGTGGCGCGGCTTCCCGGCCCGGCTGGCGGCGGCGACGGCAAGGCGGGTCGTCGCCTATGACCGGCTCGGCTTCGGCCGCTCCGATCCGCATCCGGGACGCCTCGCCCTCGATTTCGTGGCGGCGGAGGCGCGGAGCGTCGTGCCGACCCTGCTGGACCGGCTCGAAATTAGGGATTTCGTCGCCTGCGGCCACAGCGTCGGCGGCGGCATGGCGGTGGAAACCGCGGCGTATTTCCAGTCGCGCTGCCGGGCGCTGGTCACCATCGCCGCCCAGGCCTTCGTCGAGGACCGGACGCTGGCCGGCATCCGCGTCGCCGAACGGGGATTCCAGGATCCGGACCAGCTCGCCCGGCTGGCGAAATACCAGGGCGACAAGGCCCGCTGGGCGGTCGATGCCTGGACCGGAGCCTGGCTGTCGCCGGACTTCGCCGGCTGGACGCTCGACGCCGCCCTGGCGGAGGTCCGCTGCCCGGTGCTGGCGCTGCATGGCGACCGGGACGAATACGGCTCCGCGGAACACCCCGCCCGCATCGCCGCCGGGCGCGGAACGGTCCATATGCTGCCCGACACCGGCCACGTCCCGCACCGGGAACGCGAGGACACGGTGGTCGAGGCGATCGGCAGCTTCCTCGCCCGCACCTGA
- a CDS encoding transporter substrate-binding domain-containing protein codes for MKKILMALVLGALATGTAGVAMDHPAAAKDAKKIRIASEGSFAPWNGMDSSGKLVGFEIDLAWDLCKRMEAECELIAQDWDGMIPSLQQGRIDAIMAGMTITDDRKKVIDFAGPYGTEQSTFAVMKSSKLNGADFGAERIDLSDEAGSKAALAKLAELLKGKTVGVQTSTIQVDFLEKHLPDVTVRSYDKIDNAAIDLSSGRVDAIFGDRSPIEAIIRSTGNDNMTLVGPTMSRGVLGEGMGVGLRKSDADLKARFNKAIDEAAKDGTIAKLSQQHFGYDVSVR; via the coding sequence ATGAAGAAGATCCTTATGGCGCTGGTGCTGGGTGCGCTGGCGACGGGGACCGCCGGCGTCGCCATGGACCACCCCGCCGCCGCCAAGGACGCGAAGAAGATCCGCATCGCCTCGGAAGGCTCCTTCGCCCCGTGGAACGGCATGGATTCATCGGGCAAGCTGGTCGGCTTCGAGATCGACCTCGCCTGGGATCTGTGCAAGCGCATGGAGGCGGAGTGCGAGTTGATCGCCCAGGATTGGGACGGCATGATCCCGTCGCTGCAGCAGGGCAGGATCGACGCCATCATGGCCGGCATGACCATCACCGACGACCGCAAGAAGGTCATCGACTTCGCCGGCCCCTACGGCACCGAACAGTCGACCTTCGCCGTGATGAAGTCCTCCAAGCTGAACGGCGCCGATTTCGGCGCCGAGCGCATCGACCTCTCCGACGAGGCCGGCAGCAAGGCGGCGCTCGCCAAGCTGGCGGAGCTGCTGAAGGGCAAGACGGTGGGCGTGCAGACCTCCACCATCCAGGTCGATTTCCTGGAAAAGCATTTGCCGGACGTGACGGTGCGCAGCTACGACAAGATCGACAACGCCGCCATCGACCTGTCCTCCGGCCGGGTGGACGCCATCTTCGGCGACCGCTCTCCCATCGAGGCGATCATCCGCAGCACGGGCAACGACAACATGACGCTGGTCGGCCCGACCATGTCGCGCGGCGTGCTGGGCGAAGGCATGGGCGTGGGCTTGCGCAAGAGCGATGCCGATCTGAAGGCCCGCTTCAACAAGGCCATCGACGAGGCCGCCAAGGACGGCACCATCGCCAAGCTGAGCCAGCAGCATTTCGGCTACGACGTCTCGGTTCGCTGA
- a CDS encoding Lrp/AsnC family transcriptional regulator, translated as MTLDQLDEKLITLLRHDGRRSISDLAIELGVSRATVRTRMERLEASGIIIGYTVILRADTVEAPVRGIMLIEVEGQATDRVVRTLSGFPEIMEIHSTNGRWDLIVELSAASLPEFDAILRRIRLIPGITTSETNLLLNTPRSTRARL; from the coding sequence ATGACCCTCGACCAGCTGGACGAGAAGCTGATCACCCTGCTGCGCCATGACGGCCGCCGCAGCATTTCCGACCTCGCCATCGAACTGGGCGTGTCGCGGGCGACGGTGCGCACGCGGATGGAGCGGCTGGAGGCGTCCGGCATCATCATCGGCTACACCGTCATCCTGCGCGCCGACACGGTGGAGGCGCCGGTGCGCGGCATCATGCTGATCGAGGTGGAGGGGCAGGCGACCGACCGCGTCGTGCGCACGCTCAGCGGCTTCCCCGAGATCATGGAGATCCACAGCACCAACGGACGCTGGGATCTGATCGTGGAGCTGTCCGCCGCAAGCCTGCCGGAATTCGATGCGATCCTGCGCCGCATCCGCCTGATCCCCGGCATCACCACCAGCGAGACGAACCTGCTGCTGAACACCCCGCGCAGCACCCGCGCCCGCCTTTAG
- a CDS encoding ornithine cyclodeaminase: protein MIPNLNLVPFVSVDHMMKLVLHIGVERFLTELSAYVEEDFRRWESFDKTPRLASHSAEGVIELMPTSDGRTYGFKYVNGHPKNTREGRQTVTAFGVLADVGTGYPVLMTEMTILTALRTAATSAVAAKHLAPKDARCMAIIGNGAQSEFQALAFKALLGVDRLRLYDIDPAATQKCLRNLRGRGFEITACNSTEEAVEGAQIITTVTADKQYATILTDNMVGAGVHINAVGGDCPGKTELHRDILLRSDIFVEYPPQTRIEGEIQQLAPDHPVTELWTVMTGQAVGRRDARQITLFDSVGFATEDFSALRYVRDKVAGTEFYENLDMLADPDEPRDLFGMILRAAKPAPAGDATRGGG, encoded by the coding sequence ATGATCCCGAACCTGAACCTCGTTCCCTTCGTCAGCGTCGATCACATGATGAAGCTGGTGCTGCACATCGGCGTGGAACGCTTCCTGACCGAGCTGTCGGCCTATGTGGAGGAGGATTTCCGCCGCTGGGAGAGCTTCGACAAGACGCCGCGGCTGGCCTCGCACAGCGCGGAGGGCGTGATCGAGCTGATGCCGACCAGCGACGGCCGCACCTATGGCTTCAAATACGTGAACGGCCATCCGAAGAACACGCGGGAAGGGCGCCAGACCGTCACCGCCTTCGGCGTGCTGGCCGATGTCGGCACCGGCTATCCCGTGCTGATGACCGAGATGACCATCCTGACGGCGCTGCGCACCGCCGCAACCTCCGCCGTCGCGGCCAAGCATCTGGCGCCGAAGGATGCGCGATGCATGGCGATCATCGGCAACGGGGCGCAGTCGGAGTTCCAGGCGCTGGCCTTCAAGGCGCTGCTGGGCGTCGACAGGCTGCGGCTCTACGACATCGACCCGGCGGCGACGCAGAAATGCCTGCGCAACCTGCGCGGCCGGGGCTTCGAGATCACCGCCTGCAATTCGACCGAAGAGGCGGTTGAGGGCGCGCAGATCATCACCACCGTCACGGCGGACAAGCAGTACGCGACCATCCTGACCGACAACATGGTCGGGGCCGGCGTCCACATCAACGCGGTCGGCGGCGATTGCCCCGGCAAGACGGAGTTGCATCGGGACATCCTGCTGCGGTCGGACATCTTCGTGGAATATCCGCCGCAGACGCGGATCGAGGGCGAAATCCAGCAACTCGCCCCCGACCATCCGGTGACGGAGCTGTGGACGGTGATGACCGGACAGGCCGTCGGCCGGCGCGACGCGCGGCAGATCACCCTGTTCGATTCCGTCGGCTTCGCGACGGAGGACTTCTCCGCCCTGCGCTATGTCCGCGACAAGGTGGCGGGGACGGAGTTCTACGAGAACCTCGACATGCTGGCCGACCCGGACGAGCCGCGCGACCTGTTCGGCATGATCCTGCGCGCCGCGAAGCCGGCCCCGGCGGGGGACGCGACGCGAGGCGGGGGATGA